In uncultured Methanobacterium sp., a genomic segment contains:
- a CDS encoding flavodoxin domain-containing protein — protein MKALVVYGSRYGTAAEIAQEVARVIKDEGVEVDLEDTQGIKDCDVSPYDLVVVGSGIKIGKWTSKSLKFLKDNRSSLANRKVALFVSCGAANEESSRAEGQEKYLDEVATENLINEPLSTGLFGSVYDPEANHGLMFKMVNRSVRKNLQKQGIDPSKRLDYRDWDEIRTWARGLVDELKNEA, from the coding sequence ATGAAAGCATTAGTTGTATATGGAAGCAGATACGGAACAGCCGCTGAAATAGCCCAGGAAGTAGCCCGTGTTATTAAAGATGAAGGAGTTGAAGTTGATCTGGAAGACACCCAAGGAATTAAGGATTGTGATGTTTCTCCCTATGACCTGGTGGTGGTGGGAAGTGGAATAAAAATCGGTAAATGGACCAGTAAATCCCTTAAATTCCTTAAAGACAATAGATCTTCCTTAGCAAATAGAAAAGTTGCCCTTTTTGTCAGCTGTGGTGCCGCCAATGAAGAAAGTAGCAGAGCGGAAGGTCAGGAAAAATACTTGGATGAAGTGGCAACCGAAAACTTGATAAACGAACCATTATCCACCGGACTCTTTGGCAGTGTTTACGATCCTGAAGCCAACCATGGCCTGATGTTTAAAATGGTTAACCGTTCCGTGAGGAAAAATCTCCAAAAACAGGGTATAGACCCATCTAAACGCTTAGATTACCGTGACTGGGATGAAATAAGAACCTGGGCACGTGGTCTGGTTGATGAGTTAAAAAACGAAGCATAA
- a CDS encoding class I SAM-dependent methyltransferase, protein MYGYFEIQAKIGITKHMGGMEATRKLLEMCGVDKADYVLVVGSGNGVSAIKIYKMTGCKVLGVDNSEDMVLRAREKLEPQNKGVEFQLGNVENLDFPDGIFDVVISESVTGFTDKTRSISEYYRVLKSGGYVGLNEVTWLSDPSPELDRYCRRVMGLVAETKKDWLHLLDKAGFNDMKSSTHALNQWKQVRSDLELQSMDFFRIWARFFILYFKEPEYRRSIHNLAWEALHIPRGFNRYFGYGIYVGQK, encoded by the coding sequence ATGTACGGCTATTTTGAAATCCAGGCAAAAATTGGAATAACCAAACACATGGGTGGAATGGAAGCCACCCGAAAACTCCTGGAGATGTGTGGGGTTGATAAAGCAGATTACGTACTGGTTGTGGGTTCCGGTAATGGTGTGTCAGCTATTAAAATCTACAAAATGACGGGTTGCAAGGTATTGGGGGTTGATAACTCGGAAGACATGGTTTTAAGGGCCCGGGAAAAACTGGAACCACAAAATAAGGGAGTTGAATTTCAACTGGGGAATGTGGAGAATTTGGATTTTCCAGATGGCATCTTTGATGTGGTTATATCCGAATCTGTAACTGGGTTCACTGATAAAACCAGGTCCATCTCTGAGTATTACCGTGTGCTCAAAAGTGGGGGTTATGTTGGTCTTAATGAAGTAACATGGCTTTCGGATCCATCTCCTGAGCTGGATCGGTACTGCAGGAGGGTAATGGGTCTCGTGGCCGAGACAAAGAAAGATTGGTTACATCTTCTGGATAAAGCTGGTTTTAATGATATGAAGAGTTCAACACATGCCTTGAATCAATGGAAACAGGTAAGAAGTGATCTTGAACTGCAAAGTATGGATTTTTTCAGAATATGGGCTAGATTCTTCATACTGTATTTTAAAGAACCAGAATATCGGAGATCAATTCATAACCTTGCTTGGGAGGCTTTACATATCCCAAGGGGATTTAACCGTTACTTTGGATATGGGATTTATGTGGGGCAAAAGTAA
- a CDS encoding TMEM175 family protein, which produces MSKNPDSIDLWMTTSRIETLVDGIFAIAMTLLVLSIGVPDIAYNLSEAAFQQQLWLLWPKIMCYALSFWILSGFWRNNHQQFQFIKRSDPTLITINVFWLLFIALMPFSTEIISEYGGTYFTANLIFQLNLLFAGVLYYLNWYYSVWKGLVNENLNENTIKLMRDINLILPLCSVLALGLSFYFYAWGSLVYLFSPFLKKILEKKYLG; this is translated from the coding sequence ATGTCAAAAAACCCGGATTCTATTGACTTATGGATGACCACCAGCCGTATTGAAACCCTGGTGGATGGTATATTTGCCATTGCCATGACTCTTTTGGTTTTAAGTATTGGGGTTCCTGATATAGCCTATAACTTAAGTGAAGCTGCATTTCAACAGCAGCTCTGGTTATTATGGCCTAAAATAATGTGTTATGCTCTTTCTTTCTGGATCCTTTCCGGTTTCTGGCGTAATAATCATCAGCAGTTCCAGTTCATTAAACGTTCTGACCCCACTTTGATAACTATTAACGTCTTCTGGCTGCTATTCATAGCGTTGATGCCTTTTTCAACTGAAATAATATCAGAATATGGTGGAACTTACTTCACAGCAAACCTAATTTTCCAACTCAACCTTCTATTTGCAGGAGTTTTATACTACTTGAACTGGTACTATTCTGTTTGGAAAGGATTGGTTAATGAAAATCTAAATGAAAATACAATTAAGTTAATGAGGGACATTAATCTTATTCTACCCCTGTGTTCTGTTCTTGCTTTAGGTTTATCTTTTTATTTCTACGCGTGGGGCAGTTTAGTGTATTTGTTCAGTCCATTTTTAAAGAAAATACTGGAAAAAAAATATTTGGGTTAA
- a CDS encoding GyrI-like domain-containing protein — MKIEIKNIPEYQVAFIVKKGSYQQIPDTLSKVVGGLMAKNVEIQMPVYGLYYNSPMDVSEEELEWEVGAAFIGELERENDIQIKVVPQHEAVTTVFKGPYGEAASVYMDLIQYAAKKGYQIAGPVLESYLNDPSEVSQSEALTEIQFPVVKK; from the coding sequence ATGAAAATCGAAATAAAAAACATCCCAGAATATCAGGTGGCTTTCATCGTAAAGAAAGGAAGTTATCAGCAGATTCCGGATACATTAAGCAAAGTTGTGGGAGGGTTAATGGCTAAAAACGTAGAAATTCAAATGCCAGTCTATGGATTATACTATAACAGTCCTATGGATGTTTCTGAAGAAGAGCTGGAATGGGAAGTTGGCGCAGCCTTCATTGGAGAATTAGAAAGGGAAAATGATATTCAAATAAAGGTTGTCCCTCAGCATGAAGCAGTTACAACTGTGTTTAAAGGACCTTATGGTGAAGCAGCATCGGTTTACATGGATCTCATCCAGTATGCAGCAAAAAAAGGCTATCAGATCGCGGGTCCTGTTCTGGAAAGTTATCTTAATGATCCTTCTGAAGTCTCTCAGAGTGAGGCTTTAACCGAAATTCAATTCCCTGTGGTGAAAAAATAG
- a CDS encoding flavodoxin domain-containing protein encodes MNVKSILKKVGIGLVILIVLLFAVMGSIIFDAASYTATGSEKLQTDGTAVGNALVVYDPGFSGVAKNTASNISSQLQTHGYNVDLVGIRNSQATNTSDYDVIAIVGPVYMGKVASSVQEYLKTFKPATGTKVGVFVTGSDPDTANDNALLMKEAVPLPDGSNITVKTVAKGVNADNTKTITFVNTLIK; translated from the coding sequence ATGAATGTGAAGAGTATATTGAAAAAAGTGGGAATTGGCCTGGTGATACTTATCGTACTATTATTTGCAGTTATGGGATCCATTATCTTTGATGCAGCCAGTTACACCGCAACTGGATCAGAAAAATTACAGACAGATGGAACTGCAGTGGGAAACGCTCTGGTTGTGTATGACCCTGGATTCAGTGGTGTTGCTAAAAACACTGCCAGTAACATTAGCAGTCAGCTGCAGACCCACGGTTATAATGTAGATCTGGTTGGTATTAGAAACTCACAGGCAACCAACACCTCAGATTATGATGTTATTGCTATTGTTGGACCCGTGTATATGGGTAAAGTTGCTAGTTCCGTTCAAGAGTACCTTAAAACATTCAAACCAGCCACAGGTACCAAGGTAGGTGTTTTTGTAACTGGAAGTGATCCAGATACTGCCAATGATAATGCGTTGCTTATGAAAGAAGCAGTTCCATTACCAGATGGTAGTAACATCACCGTTAAAACCGTGGCAAAAGGAGTAAACGCAGATAACACCAAAACCATTACCTTCGTAAACACTCTGATAAAGTAA
- a CDS encoding TrkA family potassium uptake protein, with protein sequence MYVVVMGGGRVGLNLASFLIADGHDVTLIENDESLCTHAAAELDALVICGNGTDTKTLEEANVSSADVFVAATGNDEANLLACILVREFKLPKIIARVSEPSHAEAFRKVGIDSVISPEITAASYLEKLIIRPKIADLVVMGKGDAELLDFNLENEKVVGKKVGDISPTEDFIIVAVYENGDITIPKPDIVLKKGMKVSILVKTKAAREVMKKFTK encoded by the coding sequence ATGTACGTGGTTGTAATGGGTGGTGGAAGAGTCGGATTGAACCTGGCTTCCTTCTTAATTGCGGATGGTCATGATGTTACTCTAATTGAAAATGATGAAAGTTTATGCACCCATGCTGCAGCAGAACTGGATGCACTGGTGATCTGTGGTAACGGTACCGATACTAAAACCCTGGAAGAGGCTAATGTGTCCAGTGCAGATGTATTTGTGGCAGCAACTGGGAATGATGAGGCCAACTTACTTGCATGTATTTTGGTACGGGAATTCAAACTCCCCAAAATCATCGCCAGGGTAAGTGAACCCAGCCATGCTGAGGCTTTCCGCAAAGTAGGTATAGATTCGGTTATCAGTCCCGAGATTACTGCAGCCAGTTACCTTGAAAAACTGATTATTCGACCTAAAATCGCCGATTTAGTGGTAATGGGGAAAGGTGACGCAGAATTACTTGATTTTAACCTGGAAAATGAGAAAGTAGTAGGTAAGAAAGTTGGGGATATTAGTCCCACCGAAGACTTTATAATCGTTGCAGTTTATGAAAATGGAGATATAACCATTCCCAAACCAGACATCGTCTTGAAAAAGGGTATGAAGGTTTCTATACTGGTGAAAACCAAGGCTGCCCGTGAAGTCATGAAAAAATTCACCAAGTAA
- a CDS encoding copper-translocating P-type ATPase — MEHSHQDHEMDHRMEKKTGGHDHPHMITDFKRRFWICLVLTIPVIFLTPMIQHILGIQEIIGYGDSYVLFVLSSVIYFYGGYPFFKGMYTEFKSRMPGMMTLVAVAITTAYIYSSAVVFGLKGEIFFLELVTLIDIMLLGHWLEMRSVMGASRALQELVKLLPSSAHKIMTDGETMEVPLEELEVGDRVMVKPGEKVPADGQITRGETSIDESMLTGESKPVYKTIENEVIGGSINGDGSIQVEILKTGKDSFLSQVINMVEEAQASKSKTQSLADRFAMYLTIIALTGGLITLLVWLMVTGQDLAFSLERAVTVMVTTCPHALGLAIPLVVAVSTALSARNGLLIRKRTSFEKARNINAIIFDKTGTLTRGEFGVIDVISTDETFDNESILKYAASLEAYSEHPIAKGVAAESKDHLPVENFKSNPGKGVEGIVGGKTVNVVSSGYLKEIGLEFKDERVDGLLSQGKTTVFVMVDGQLRGAIALADIIRPESRETIARLKEMGIKCLMITGDKAEVAEWVSQEVGLDQYFAEVLPSDKAKKVKEIQEDGLIVAMTGDGINDAPALAQADVGIAIGAGTDVAIETADIILVRSNPLDALHIIQLARSTYRKMLENLAWGAGYNIFAIPLAAGVLSAYGIILTPAMGAVLMSASTIIVAVNSRFLRMEK, encoded by the coding sequence ATGGAACATTCTCATCAGGACCATGAAATGGACCACAGAATGGAAAAGAAAACTGGTGGCCATGACCATCCCCATATGATCACCGACTTTAAAAGACGTTTCTGGATTTGTTTAGTTTTAACCATCCCTGTAATCTTTTTAACACCAATGATTCAACATATTTTGGGTATTCAAGAGATAATAGGTTATGGGGATTCATATGTTCTGTTCGTTTTATCATCTGTGATCTATTTTTACGGTGGATATCCTTTCTTTAAGGGTATGTATACTGAGTTTAAGTCACGAATGCCGGGGATGATGACCCTGGTGGCGGTGGCCATAACCACTGCCTATATTTATAGTAGTGCAGTGGTTTTCGGACTTAAAGGTGAGATTTTCTTCCTGGAACTGGTTACTTTGATTGATATTATGCTTCTGGGGCACTGGCTGGAGATGCGATCAGTTATGGGGGCATCAAGAGCCCTGCAAGAACTGGTAAAACTCCTGCCCTCCTCCGCCCATAAAATAATGACTGACGGGGAGACCATGGAGGTTCCACTGGAAGAATTGGAAGTGGGAGATCGGGTAATGGTTAAGCCAGGGGAAAAAGTCCCTGCTGATGGTCAGATCACGCGTGGCGAGACCAGTATTGATGAATCTATGCTCACCGGTGAATCAAAACCAGTATACAAAACCATTGAAAATGAAGTTATTGGGGGATCCATAAATGGAGATGGCTCAATACAGGTAGAAATTCTCAAAACAGGAAAGGACTCATTTTTATCCCAGGTGATAAACATGGTGGAAGAAGCCCAGGCCAGTAAGTCCAAAACTCAAAGCCTTGCCGATCGTTTTGCCATGTACTTAACCATTATAGCACTAACTGGAGGTTTAATAACTTTGCTGGTCTGGCTTATGGTAACTGGGCAGGATCTGGCATTTTCCCTGGAAAGGGCGGTTACTGTGATGGTAACCACATGTCCACACGCACTGGGGCTGGCTATACCTCTGGTGGTGGCGGTTTCAACGGCATTATCTGCCAGAAATGGTTTATTAATAAGAAAAAGAACTTCTTTTGAGAAAGCACGTAACATAAATGCCATAATATTCGATAAAACCGGAACATTAACTCGAGGGGAGTTTGGAGTTATTGATGTGATCTCCACTGATGAAACATTTGATAATGAATCCATTTTAAAATATGCAGCATCCCTGGAGGCCTATTCTGAACATCCCATTGCCAAAGGGGTGGCTGCAGAGTCTAAGGATCATTTGCCGGTGGAAAATTTCAAATCAAACCCCGGTAAAGGTGTCGAAGGGATAGTTGGGGGAAAAACTGTAAATGTGGTAAGTTCAGGATATTTAAAGGAGATAGGCCTTGAATTTAAAGATGAAAGGGTCGATGGATTATTATCTCAGGGAAAAACCACGGTCTTTGTCATGGTTGATGGTCAGTTAAGGGGTGCCATTGCACTGGCTGACATCATACGCCCGGAGTCAAGGGAAACTATTGCGCGCCTCAAGGAAATGGGCATCAAGTGCCTCATGATTACCGGAGATAAGGCAGAAGTGGCTGAATGGGTTTCCCAGGAAGTGGGTCTGGATCAGTATTTTGCAGAGGTCCTACCCTCGGATAAGGCCAAAAAAGTAAAGGAGATCCAGGAAGATGGGTTGATTGTAGCAATGACTGGTGATGGTATCAATGATGCTCCTGCACTGGCCCAGGCTGATGTGGGAATTGCCATTGGTGCTGGAACCGATGTGGCCATAGAAACAGCAGATATAATACTGGTCAGGAGTAACCCCTTAGACGCTCTTCACATTATACAGTTAGCCCGCTCCACCTACCGGAAAATGTTGGAAAACCTGGCCTGGGGAGCAGGATACAACATATTTGCCATACCCTTAGCAGCGGGTGTTTTATCAGCTTATGGGATTATTTTAACCCCTGCCATGGGGGCAGTCTTAATGTCAGCCAGTACCATAATTGTGGCGGTTAATTCCAGGTTTTTGAGGATGGAAAAATAG
- a CDS encoding CDP-alcohol phosphatidyltransferase family protein: protein MKNTSKKALIPSIVTALRLLVAPALFYTIMMNQYLGAILILIFAGFTDFLDGYLARRLDASSDSGAYLDVISDFILIVLGFTAFVLKGWYDPLILLLIIAMFALFLATSSLKKLVYDPVGKYLGAFLMFMLFVTLLFPEPLIKTILLILLVIICLISIISRFSLFLRRK, encoded by the coding sequence TTGAAAAATACGTCAAAAAAAGCTTTGATTCCATCGATAGTAACTGCACTTCGATTACTGGTAGCACCAGCATTATTCTACACTATAATGATGAACCAGTACTTAGGAGCTATCTTAATACTGATTTTTGCAGGATTCACTGATTTTCTGGATGGGTATCTAGCCCGTAGACTGGATGCATCATCTGATAGTGGGGCTTACCTTGATGTTATATCTGATTTCATCCTGATAGTCCTTGGTTTTACAGCATTTGTCCTTAAAGGATGGTACGATCCATTAATTCTGTTGTTAATCATTGCCATGTTTGCACTCTTTTTAGCCACTTCCAGCCTTAAAAAGCTGGTTTACGATCCAGTGGGAAAATACTTAGGCGCCTTCCTCATGTTTATGCTTTTTGTAACACTCTTATTCCCCGAACCATTGATAAAAACAATTTTACTTATTTTATTGGTGATTATATGCCTAATTTCAATAATAAGCAGGTTTTCATTATTTTTAAGGCGGAAATGA
- a CDS encoding nitroreductase family protein produces the protein MNQVLDTIKSRRSVRKYQDKQIKDEELEKILEAAIYAPTGHNDQPWHFTIIQNRDLINQINEGAKEVMKTMDVEWIANMGKSESLNIFHQAPTVIIVSGRKDATTPLVDCSAAVSNMLLAAESMDIGSCWIGLAKFYFLNGENREKFNIPENYEVHFGVSLGYKVRKNPEALLRHKNVFNYVDVSSQNINKPNTKLQLGVTMDVIEKRIEETKVAYIPYSGSYDRIPEHIQEVGQWVMEKGLEMTGRVYGTYFNSPEDVAEEDLQYEIGFSFAGDALPEDKIGIKEIPEHTVLSAMHQGPYTEVGPVIHAVVDYAVANGYDIVGPVTEVYLNDPAEVPESELLTDVQFPVMKIK, from the coding sequence ATGAACCAAGTCCTTGACACTATTAAAAGCAGAAGAAGTGTTCGTAAGTATCAGGATAAGCAGATTAAAGATGAAGAACTGGAAAAAATCCTTGAAGCTGCTATTTATGCCCCTACAGGCCATAATGACCAGCCATGGCATTTTACCATAATTCAAAATAGGGATCTAATAAATCAGATCAATGAAGGTGCCAAGGAAGTTATGAAAACAATGGATGTGGAATGGATAGCGAATATGGGGAAATCTGAGAGTTTGAACATCTTCCACCAGGCACCAACAGTTATAATAGTCTCCGGACGAAAAGATGCCACCACACCCCTGGTTGATTGCTCAGCAGCGGTTAGCAACATGCTCCTGGCTGCAGAAAGTATGGATATTGGTTCCTGTTGGATAGGATTGGCTAAATTTTACTTCCTTAATGGTGAGAATAGGGAAAAATTCAACATACCAGAAAATTATGAAGTTCACTTCGGAGTTTCACTTGGGTATAAGGTTCGGAAAAACCCAGAAGCTCTCCTAAGACACAAAAATGTGTTTAATTATGTAGATGTCTCATCACAAAATATTAACAAACCGAACACCAAATTACAATTGGGTGTAACTATGGATGTAATAGAAAAAAGAATAGAAGAGACTAAAGTTGCTTATATTCCATACAGTGGAAGTTATGACCGTATCCCAGAACATATCCAGGAAGTAGGACAGTGGGTTATGGAAAAAGGCCTTGAAATGACTGGCAGGGTTTACGGAACCTATTTCAACAGCCCGGAAGATGTGGCGGAGGAAGATCTGCAATATGAAATCGGTTTTTCATTTGCAGGAGATGCATTACCAGAAGACAAGATCGGTATTAAAGAAATCCCGGAACATACCGTACTATCAGCCATGCACCAGGGCCCCTATACTGAAGTAGGGCCAGTTATACACGCAGTGGTGGATTATGCTGTTGCAAATGGTTATGACATTGTGGGACCGGTAACTGAAGTATATCTCAATGATCCAGCAGAAGTTCCTGAAAGTGAACTTTTAACTGATGTGCAGTTTCCAGTCATGAAAATCAAATGA
- a CDS encoding RDD family protein produces MDRITFLDNAHQGKNNWWRYLLTSSVAWIGPFILILIILVPFILLSHPVKMDINPDNVVNTINPLLLMVMLGVYYILSFVLFYLCSRFIQGKTIKKMITTVSKFNWKNVLKGAGLWSIIIGASLVVDVLISPSAVKLSLDLPFFTLLIASLIIFAIQASFEEIFFRGYLMQGIGLLTRKPFIPLFLTSVIFAIGHFWNGTSIITGITAVINMFIFGMVLGIITLGENGLETAIGAHIANNILVTSIVGNVGIINDLPAMLTFAGGSSFGVPYFILPFILLTVVFWKKSDKIGLIFKTQDKLNEINRTPAEIQCVNCKTINPGIAVYCGECGEKVVREYASTPRKLVAFLIDMALLLVISGVLLAIILLIIYVTPNNDTFSPELISGIWIILTSIIIFVYLVLMEKKGNTIGKIALGLKVVREDTQKPISYSQSIARNLFLVADLIPFIIPGLLGLIVSAKSDKKQRIGDMVARTVVIRKQKL; encoded by the coding sequence ATGGATCGAATAACCTTTTTAGATAACGCCCATCAGGGAAAAAACAACTGGTGGAGATATCTTCTGACCAGCAGTGTAGCCTGGATAGGACCATTTATACTGATTTTAATAATCTTAGTTCCATTTATCCTTCTGAGTCATCCTGTTAAAATGGATATAAACCCAGATAACGTGGTAAATACCATAAACCCCTTACTTTTAATGGTAATGCTCGGGGTTTATTACATCCTGTCATTCGTACTATTTTATCTTTGTTCTCGTTTTATCCAGGGTAAAACAATTAAAAAAATGATTACCACTGTTTCCAAGTTTAACTGGAAGAATGTGTTAAAGGGAGCCGGCCTCTGGTCCATTATCATAGGGGCTTCCCTGGTGGTGGATGTGCTCATCAGTCCATCAGCAGTCAAATTATCATTGGACTTGCCATTTTTCACCCTGTTAATTGCAAGCCTCATCATTTTTGCTATACAGGCCTCCTTCGAAGAAATCTTCTTCAGAGGGTATCTCATGCAGGGAATAGGACTCTTAACCCGAAAACCATTCATCCCCCTCTTTTTAACTTCCGTTATTTTTGCCATTGGACATTTCTGGAACGGAACCAGTATTATAACCGGAATCACAGCAGTAATTAATATGTTCATTTTTGGGATGGTACTGGGTATCATCACCTTAGGAGAAAACGGTTTGGAAACAGCCATTGGCGCCCATATTGCCAATAACATCCTGGTTACAAGCATTGTGGGTAATGTTGGCATTATCAATGACCTTCCAGCCATGTTAACCTTTGCGGGAGGATCATCCTTTGGTGTTCCATATTTTATTTTACCATTCATCCTTTTAACCGTCGTATTCTGGAAAAAAAGTGATAAAATCGGGTTGATATTTAAAACACAGGATAAATTAAATGAAATTAACAGAACACCCGCTGAAATCCAGTGTGTTAACTGTAAAACCATCAATCCTGGAATCGCAGTTTACTGTGGAGAATGTGGAGAGAAAGTAGTAAGAGAATATGCTTCCACTCCCCGAAAACTGGTGGCTTTCCTCATTGATATGGCACTGTTACTGGTGATATCCGGAGTTTTACTGGCGATTATACTTCTAATAATTTACGTGACTCCCAATAACGATACATTCAGCCCAGAGTTAATTTCTGGAATTTGGATTATTCTAACCAGTATCATAATCTTTGTTTACCTAGTTTTAATGGAAAAAAAAGGGAATACAATAGGCAAAATTGCCCTGGGATTAAAAGTGGTCAGAGAAGATACTCAAAAACCAATAAGTTATAGTCAGAGCATTGCACGGAACCTTTTTTTAGTTGCAGATCTGATTCCCTTTATTATACCCGGTTTATTAGGCCTGATAGTCAGTGCAAAGTCTGATAAAAAGCAGAGGATTGGGGATATGGTTGCAAGAACTGTAGTAATCAGAAAGCAGAAGCTATAA
- a CDS encoding class I SAM-dependent methyltransferase, with amino-acid sequence MKNNPEWYYNEKPVGVDYLDPEIAREYNKEHQKFRNFEDETESIVQILGITLDDTVLDFGCGTGGIALNMAKYCKKVIGVDISREMLDILEEKAKKENVNNIETHCAGFLTYNHDRSAKVDKIVSMVALHHLPDFWKSVALLNMAKIIKKGGKLYLFDVVFTFNIQDHQKDIGQMINQMQNAAGDSMADELKVHIRDEFSTYDWIMEGLLEKAGFSIDSVEVKADNLRGYICSRL; translated from the coding sequence ATGAAGAATAACCCAGAATGGTATTACAATGAAAAACCGGTAGGAGTGGATTATTTAGATCCAGAAATAGCCCGAGAATATAATAAAGAACATCAAAAATTCAGGAACTTCGAGGATGAAACAGAGTCCATTGTTCAGATATTAGGAATTACACTTGATGACACTGTACTGGATTTTGGATGTGGGACTGGTGGAATTGCATTAAACATGGCAAAATATTGTAAGAAGGTTATTGGTGTGGATATATCAAGAGAAATGCTCGATATTCTCGAAGAAAAAGCTAAAAAGGAGAATGTTAACAATATTGAAACTCATTGCGCAGGATTTTTAACCTACAATCATGACAGGTCAGCTAAAGTAGATAAAATTGTGTCCATGGTAGCACTTCACCATCTCCCCGATTTCTGGAAATCAGTGGCACTACTTAACATGGCCAAAATTATAAAAAAAGGTGGAAAACTTTATCTTTTCGATGTTGTATTCACCTTCAATATCCAGGATCATCAAAAAGACATTGGACAGATGATAAACCAGATGCAAAATGCTGCGGGTGATTCAATGGCTGATGAATTAAAGGTTCATATTCGTGATGAATTCAGCACCTATGACTGGATAATGGAAGGTTTACTGGAAAAAGCAGGATTTTCAATTGATTCTGTAGAAGTTAAGGCAGATAACTTAAGGGGTTATATTTGTTCTAGGCTGTGA
- a CDS encoding TIGR00288 family NYN domain-containing protein: MRNLEKFKEYIPRMGEPNVKSVALLIDGPNMLRKEFDFDLDVVQEILADYGKIKVGKVFLNQYASDKLIEAIVNQGLSPIIVAGDIDVQMAVEAFEAIHNPNIDVVALMTRNTDFLPLINIAKENGKETLVIGAEPGFSIALKNSADSTIVLKKQHHPHGAV, translated from the coding sequence ATGCGTAACCTCGAAAAATTTAAAGAATATATTCCCCGAATGGGAGAACCTAATGTAAAAAGTGTTGCTTTATTAATAGATGGACCTAACATGCTACGAAAAGAATTCGACTTCGATCTGGACGTAGTACAGGAAATACTGGCAGATTATGGGAAAATAAAGGTGGGGAAAGTTTTCTTAAACCAGTACGCTTCAGACAAACTCATTGAAGCCATAGTTAACCAGGGCCTATCACCCATAATTGTTGCTGGAGATATAGACGTTCAAATGGCAGTTGAAGCCTTTGAAGCCATACACAACCCCAACATTGACGTTGTGGCATTAATGACCCGTAATACTGACTTTTTACCATTAATCAATATTGCCAAGGAAAATGGAAAAGAAACCCTGGTGATTGGTGCAGAACCCGGTTTCAGCATCGCCTTAAAAAACTCTGCAGATAGCACCATAGTTCTGAAAAAACAACACCACCCACATGGAGCAGTATAA
- a CDS encoding MarR family transcriptional regulator has protein sequence MKDSDTIKAEYNAERMDMEKYILVALFLVQQRWSYVIGRELAEDNITTKQWLMVIVMAHAFQSPPSIQEVADALSTTHQNVKQLATRLEARGFLRIKRDPENRRILRLKVTEECHNYWEKRAPEDIKTINAHFESLDNEEIKSLFHIMAKLEKSSLKLYEKSKG, from the coding sequence ATGAAAGATTCTGACACCATTAAAGCAGAGTACAATGCGGAAAGAATGGACATGGAAAAATATATTCTGGTGGCTTTATTCCTGGTTCAGCAGCGATGGAGTTATGTGATTGGTCGAGAACTAGCAGAAGACAATATTACAACCAAACAGTGGTTGATGGTGATTGTAATGGCCCATGCATTCCAGAGTCCACCTTCCATACAGGAAGTGGCTGATGCCTTGAGCACCACCCACCAGAACGTTAAACAATTAGCCACCCGTCTGGAAGCTCGGGGATTTTTAAGAATCAAACGAGACCCTGAAAATCGTCGCATACTGCGCTTGAAAGTAACTGAAGAATGTCATAACTACTGGGAAAAAAGAGCTCCAGAAGACATTAAAACTATAAATGCCCATTTCGAATCACTGGACAATGAAGAAATCAAATCATTGTTCCATATAATGGCCAAACTTGAGAAATCATCCCTTAAATTGTACGAAAAATCCAAAGGATGA